The following are encoded together in the Citrus sinensis cultivar Valencia sweet orange chromosome 1, DVS_A1.0, whole genome shotgun sequence genome:
- the LOC102618157 gene encoding ubiquitin C-terminal hydrolase 22 translates to MMSRNSMYTNPKPCKHLADYKLRHGLSGYNLLQEQIRTTPSGKSSVKNHQTEIPRCCFCNGYQKRLYLCLICSSISCSSHTLLHSQCENGHDIAVDIERSELYCVLCCDQVYDPDFDKIVMLKHLMDLPRSGNGVDVSAGRRSSKRRRLCSALELDLKKTKQLVSMRDLRAKSCYPLGLRGLNNLGSTCFMNSVLQALLHAPPFRNYFLTGQRNHEVCRKRSSDRLCLLCDIYVFFSAVFSGDRTPYSPAQLLYSWWQHSANLASYEQQDAHEFFISMLDGIHENGVKARSPIKDTGECHCVAHRVFSGQLRSDVTCMSCGYTSTTYDPFMDISLNLDTGNCPSTDLANKSLKPSDNTYVSTLLGCLDLFTKPEKLGSDQKFFCENCQERQDSVKQMSIKRLPLVLCLHIKRFEHFPVRRMSRKIDRYMQFPFCLDMNPYLSSSVVRNRFGNRMFAFEGDELDTSTEFEIFAVVTHSGTLDSGHYVTYLHLKDQWYKCDDAWITAVEEEVVRASQCYMLFYAQKMLYYKANEDLVCQPVSPRADPFLPIAGCC, encoded by the exons ATGATGTCTAGAAACTCTATGTACACAAATCCAAAACCCTGCAAGCACCTTGCTGATTACAAGCTTAGACATGGCCTGAGCGGCTATAATTTACTTCAAGAGCAAATCAGAACAACCCCATCCGGAAAATCAAGTGTTAAGAATCACCAAACAGAAATACCCAGATGCTGTTTTTGTAATGGGTATCAAAAAAGGCTTTATCTTTGTTTGATTTGCTCTTCAATCTCATGTTCTAGTCATACCCTTTTGCATTCTCAGTGTGAGAATGGCCATGACATAGCTGTGGATATTGAAAGATCAGAGCTTTATTGTGTTTTGTGTTGTGATCAGGTCTATGATCCTGATTTTGATAAGATTGTGATGTTGAAACACTTAATGGATTTGCCAAGGAGTGGGAATGGTGTTGATGTGAGTGCTGGGAGGAGATCAAGTAAGAGGAGAAGGTTGTGTTCAGCGCTAGAATTGGATTTGAAGAAGACAAAACAGTTGGTTTCAATGAGGGATCTGAGGGCCAAATCTTGTTATCCATTGGGTTTGCGAGGGTTAAATAATTTGGGCAGTACTTGTTTCATGAATTCTGTGTTGCAAGCTTTGCTTCATGCACCTCCTTTTAGGAACTACTTCTTGACTGGTCAGCGCAATCATGAAGTATGCAGAAAAAGATCATCAGATCGATTGTGTTTGCTTTGtgatatttatgttttcttttcagCTGTGTTTTCCGGTGATCGGACCCCTTATAGCCCAGCTCAGTTACTTTACAG TTGGTGGCAGCATTCAGCAAATCTAGCTAGTTACGAACAGCAGGATGCTCATGAGTTCTTCATTTCAATGCTGGATGGGATCCATGAGAACGGGGTCAAGGCAAGGAGTCCTATTAAAG ATACTGGAGAATGCCATTGTGTTGCTCATAGAGTATTCTCTGGACAACTGAGATCGGATGTCACTTGTATGTCCTGTGGATATACATCTACAACCTATGACCCTTTTATGGACATATCACTGAATTTGGATACAGGCAATTGCCCTTCAACAGATTTAGCTAACAAGTCTCTCAAGCCTAGTGATAATACATATGTATCAACTCTTCTGGGTTGTTTGGATTTGTTCACAAAGCCAGAGAAGTTGGGGTCTGATCAGAAATTCTTCTGTGAAAATTGTCAAGAGAGGCAGGACTCAGTTAAGCAAATGTCTATTAAAAGGCTTCCACTGGTATTGTGTTTGCATATTAAACGATTTGAGCACTTTCCAGTGAGAAGAATGTCAAGGAAAATTGACCGTTACATGCAGTTTCCTTTCTGTTTAGACATGAACCCATATTTATCTTCCTCAGTTGTCAGAAACAGATTTGGGAATAGAATGTTTGCCTTTGAGGGTGATGAACTGGACACTTCGACAGAATTTGAGATATTTGCTGTGGTTACTCATTCTGGGACGTTAGACTCTGGTCACTACGTGACTTATCTGCATCTAAAAGATCAGTGGTACAAATGTGATGATGCATGGATTACTGCAGTCGAGGAGGAGGTGGTCAGAGCGTCACAGTGTTACATGCTGTTCTATGCACAGAAAATGCTTTATTACAAAGCAAATGAAGATTTGGTTTGCCAGCCAGTTTCCCCAAGAGCAGACCCATTCCTTCCAATTGCTGGCTGTTGCTAA